The nucleotide window AGGTACAGCTTGGGTCAATGGAAACAACATTGGGCGTTATTGGCCGGCATTCATTTCAAGCGAAAATGGTTGTGATGCAAAATGTAATTATAGAGGTGCTTATCATGCTGAAAAATGTCTGACCAATTGTGGAGAACCCACACAAAGATGGTACATTTTCCACATCTTATTAGGTTCtagaataaaatatgttaatgtttAACCTGAGAAATCTTTACATGGATTTTGTTGCTTTGTTATTTTCTTGAACAGGTACCATGTTCCTCGTTCTTTCTTGAATGCAGAAGGATATAACACACTAGTTTTGTTTGAAGAGATGGGAGGAAACCCATCGCTTGTCAGTTTCCAAACTACTAGAGTAGGAAGTGTTTGTGCTAACGTCTACGAAAAAACAATTATTGAGCTTTCATGCGACAGAAAACCCATTTCTGCCATCAAATTTGCATCCTTTGGTAACCCAGATGGCAATTGTGGATCTTTTGAAAAAGGAACTTGTGAATCAAGTAAAAACACGGCCGATATTCTCACACAAGAATGTGTTGGAAAAGAGAAGTGTTCCATTGATGTCTCAACAGAAAAGTTTGGTGCACCAGATTGCAGTGGTGCTCCTAGAAGGCTTGCAGTCGAAGCTATATGTTAAATGGTTTTCTAGATTTATGGTGTTTTCTTTATCATATTTCCAAATTatgctatattttttttcaaagatttaattcttttaatatttattggtGGTTGTTTTATTCAATAAAAGAACATATTCTTATATACATTTTACACGGTCATCTTCTTTTCCCAAAACATTCATGGTCATTTCTTCTCCGCCATCATCACTCTCTCTGAAAAATTGAATAATTGTTCCCTtcgatatttattattttttttaatatataacaatgaCTAAACTGCGTTGGCTCAGTTGGTAAATAACTAATTTTAGAGTAATAAAATACACGAGTTCAAGTCTTATTgagacttttttatttttatttttgtattaaataAAATCTTGAGCTTATAACCAATCACACAAAATGATAGAGGAAAAACATCACATTTGAAAGCGTAACAGAGTGTTTTACTTTAAAGAAATTGTATATAAATACGTGAAGAATATAAGACTATATCTTAAATAGTATATTAGACTCTCTATAAATAGTATAGTTCGCACAAGTACGATGTATAATTTGTAGTTTATAGGTTTTAATTGTTCACAGTATTCAATACTTTTTGGCCATctttgattttaaataatataaccaAAATATGTTATCATTTGTAAATGCTTAGTTTGATAATAAGTACAAACCAATCGATTCATAACAATGATACATTAACAAAACATACCAAATGTTTATTTACTGTGCAGCCACATTTCTATTCTACTTCGTCAAATAGAATGGAATACTACACATAACACACTGGAACTGAATGACATGATGTAAAGCCGATGAAGTAATTAAGGAGAAGAATGAGGAGACGAATGAGAAAATATGATTTGAAGAAGAGCTGGTGCCGGAGTCGATGAGGACGAAAAGAAACCACCACAAAAGGTGCAGAAGAAAAAGagacaagaagaaaaagagacaGTGGGATGAAGAGACATGGGTGACGACGGCAGTGGAGAGAAGGTTGTGGCAACGATGAAACAACCGGTGGTGATGGTAGTCGCATCAGGTGGaataatataaacataatatatattatattgcaTTTCATTTATATTCTTTATGTATACAATAGTATAGAACATAAAAAATGTTCGCACTAAGATGTGGAGGCAGTGGAGAGAAGGTTGTGCAACGATGAAACAACTGGTGATGGTGATAGTTGTTGTGCTGATCATATGGaataatataaacataatatatattgcattgcATTCATTTCTATTCTATATGTATACAATAGTACagaacatataaaatataaaatgttcaTTTTCTCCGGTCATTTTTACTAACTGTGGCGTGTATGTAACAGCAGCAAAAAAAAAGGTGTTTTTCTCCATGTCAAATACATAGGATGTGGAGGAAGTGAGTCCTAGAATGTGAAtaaaaaaaagaggaagaaaGTGAGGGGTTTGTGCTTTCAAATTTGCTAAACACTAGTAGCGTGAATGTTAGGAAATTGGCAACACAATATTCGTTTCAAATCAACTCTGGTGCGTCTAAAGCGTACGTCCAATGAATAGATATATCAAACTGTATTCATTTCTACAGTATCACACCAACCTAATTCAAAATTGCGATACCAAGCGATGAGAAAGTAAGTTACACAACAATAGTACAAGAATTTAAACGTTTCTTTTCCTATTTTGTTGTTAACTTAATATGGTTTTTTTATCAGGGGGTAACAATCTAAAGCAACTTCTTATGGAACTGTAAATGATCATGGTTTAATTATCATGAATCACGGAGAATGGTTTGAGATTAATAGTTTCAAACTAATGCACGCATCTGGGATTACACAAGGACGACTAGAAAAAGATACCATCTTCTCCTAGACAAAAATACACTTGACTTACCAGATTCCACCAACAGCCTGCTGCAACTAAGTTGACATTAAGACTAATTGTATGGGATACATgatatttttcatttcatttgtgtttttattttctgaatAATTTGTTGATGTTTTCTATTTTAACGATTCTGGCTTTTTTGTAACCTTCCATCTGCCAGTTTAATTGATGAATTGTCTACTTCAAGTAATTTTCgcagaaataaattatattcatgtattatttttagttttgtatgATTCAAAGTTGAAGAAGAACTTTGAATAATAAACTAATCTAACCACACCAAAAATTCCATCAAATTACAGCAGCACATATAAATCTGGAAGACAAACCTGCGATTGGTTTATATATATCAGCTTGAAAGGCATAATATTTGGTTCTGTCAGTTCTCGGATCATCAGTGACGAAGTACTGCTCGGCTTTTGAAGTCCTTGGAGCTTGAGCTATCGAGTAATTGTTGTCGGAGTTTTAGAGGAATCACTGTACATATGAAACTTCATCTTGAATCGAAAGAGGAGAATTGTGGGATTGTTTTGATCGATTGAAAGGGATCAGATCGAATTTTGATTAATCCAccgaaacattaaaaaatattgaaagcGTTTAGATACGATGTAGCCTTATTTGGTGCAGAATCATTTTATGTTTTGGGTTGTTACTCACCTGccccaattgtttttttttttttttttccgtcgaaaagtttttaatattaaaaacagGCCAAGCCCAATACAAATAACAAACATACAAATTGCAAACTCGCTTCTCAATTGGGCCACACAATCCGGCCCAACTTGAGGAAAACCCTAGACCCTTCACGCGATTGACTTCGCCGCCTCGCAGATCAGCCTCTCTGCTGCTTGGACACGTGTTGCCATCCTCGCCGTCGAGGATACACGTGTTGCGAGGACGCCACGTCACCACCGCTTCGCGTTTCCGCCGGAGATCCAAACATCCGATCTTCCGACCACCCCGGAACTCAAAAGCTCCGTCAATCTTCTCCTCAACCATCTTTGGGTCTCTAAAAACCGGAGGTAATCAATCGCCGCGGCGAGATCTCCTCCAACACCGTTCACCACAGACCCCCAAGAAGAAACGTCGCATGCATCGCCACTCTTTCCGCCGGAGAACTTCCCTCTCCTCCGACGACCCACAAACAACCGAATCATAATAAAaccaagataaaaaaaaacaaaaccctaaAAGATAAGGGACCTAAGGCCGGCGACGCAAGGCTGTGGAAGCCTTCACCCCCCGGAGACCATAGCCGATGACGGCGGAACTGAAGGAGCTTCCCCGCCACGGAGACAAAAAGCCGGCGGCGACGGATCTGTGGTAGCCTCCATCTTCCGGAAATATTACTCGATCTACTAAAGTCTTAACACCACCATCTTTCCGGCAGCCGCGTCGTGACTCCAGGTCAAAAACACGCCGGATGGTGGCTGACCAACGCTCAGACAGTCAGAACCCAGAGGAGGCGAGGAAAAGACAAGAAACTTGTCATTATTTCGAAAGGAAAAACGGGTTCCGGCGgcggcacggacgctcacgcgccggccgacCGCCGCACCCCTCTGAGTTTTtacttttctctctctttttctctcttccaCCTTTTTGGCTAGTGCTTTTACTTCTTGTTCTTATTTTTGCACCTGCCCCAATTGTTTCAcccttttaaaaattattcatataaaCTCATTCCCCAGCTATCATCCTAGTAGTCTATTATTACGGAACCAGTacaaaatatgtttaaaatcaTCATATAAAATACCAGACAACCAATAGGAAGTGGATTATTGAGGGTGCATGTTGAATAACAAATAataagagaagagaaagaaaacaacAGAGATTGTTGAGAAGAGCCCCTCTCGTTTGCCCAGAGGTGTCACCCAATTGTTTTATTGGTATGTAGTAAAGATTGAGAGCTTGAGACTAAAGTGCAGATCCAGATAAACGCCTTCTTGATGCATTCGAAATCGAAACTTGACCCAACTTATCCGAATCACTTGACAACGTTCTTTCTCTCACCGGCTCGTAATGCCTTAGCCACACCCCAGTGTAGGCCTACACAATACAATCATTAACCCATGATGAGCCAAACAGGAAAATACAACACctatttttaaatcaataataTATCAGAGTGCATGTATAAATAACCAATGAGCCAAAGAGTGCACTTACCTGTTGGGGTCTCATGATCTTAGTGTCAGGATCATCCAAAGACTCCCGCCAGTGTGACAAATACCCAGCCATACGCGGGACTGCAAACAGGACTGTGAAGAATTCTGGTGGGAATCCCATTGCCCTGTCCAATGCATTTACCAAACACATCAGATTCAGGTACAGAAGCTTATATGAAAGACCTTTTTGTTTTGGTAAGACAGAGTAAGATATGGCTTACCTATAGATTAATCCAGAGTAGAAATCCACATTTGGATAAAGCTTTCTCTTCACAAAATATTCATCAGAGAGTGCCGCCTTCTCTAGAGCAACTGCTACCTGATAAAACATCATACATACAAAACTTTGTTTAAACcacaatctttatatatttataatacaaAAAGGAATCTCTAACGTACCTCGATCAGAGGATCCCTTCCAACGATGGAGAACACTTCATCCGCCAGTTTCTTAATGACTTTTGCTCTCGGGTCGTAGTTTTTGTAAACACGATGTCCAAAACCAGACATCTTCCTCTTTCTGAGGATATGCAAAAAAGTAACTTAATATTAGTGGCATTACTCATCACAATCTTATAGAGTTACCTGCTCTTCACCCCTTCGATGAACTCTGGAATGTTTTCAACACTCCCAATCTCTGCTAACATCTTAAGGACAGCCTCGTTCGCACCGCCATGAAGAGGACCGTATAGCGCTCCAACAGCTCCCGCAACAGCGGTGTACACGTCAACACCACTGCAGAAACACAACACATATTCAAACATACCTCAGAGCAGACTGAATGAATCTTCTTCTAACCAGTGGTAAGTAAGTACCTAGAGGCAAGATGCCGAGCAGCAGCAGTGGAGCAGTTCATTTCATGTTCAGCATGCAGTATGAAGAGGATGTCTAGCACCCGAGCCAGACGAGGATTAGGCTTGTAAGACGTATTGCCCCTGAGATACCAGTGcagaatttttaaaactatCATCCTCTACAGATTCAAGTGTCTggccaaaaataaaaagatggtGGCGTACATTGAATCCAGCATATAGAGGAAATTCTCAGCATAAGAAAGGTTGCCAGAAGGAAGAACAGGAGGCCTGCCTGCCATCCTCAAATAAGCAGCCGCCGCAACTGTTGGAGCCTGCAAACACGTTATATTAATGATAGATATATACACGtactaaatattaaaagtcTGGTTATACATTAAGGCAACAGACACAACAATACCTTTCCAAGAATACGAACAATCTGTTTATCACGAATTTGTTTCGACTTGTAAATATCTTGGCCCTGCATCCAATCGGAATTTCCGTTTAAAAATCATGAAAACACAAACAAATGGAGTATTAGAGTATGGGGATGGCAGGAAAAGACATGTAACACAATACATAAATAAGAAAACAGGATTACCCTAAGAGCAGGGTTGGCATCAGGATGAAAGATGGAAAGTGCACTCATTGCACTCACAAGAACCCCCATTGGGTGTGCATCATGAGGCATGGACTGTATGATTTCCTGCCAAAATATTCAGAAAATAATCATCATCAGATATCCAAATTCCCAATACTTCCCTACAGAATAGAATAGAAGACCGTTGTTCAGCAATACATCTCTGTGTTATTGAGACTAACATATTGATTATAAAGTCTGAAACTTATACTAGTATGATGATGGAGAATACATATGAGGAAAGAGTACCAAAACTCCTTGTGGGACAGCAGAATGCTGAGAAATGGTGAACTCCCAATCAGCTAGCTGACTTTGAGAAGGCAGATTCCCATACACTGCCACCAAAGATGATTACTTTATCAAAGACTATGATCAAACAAGAAGCTACAAGAAGCTACAAAATGAGACTTACTGAGGAGGTAAGAAACCTCAATGAAAGTGCTGCTCTCAGCCAACTCTTCTATTGGGTACCCACGATAACGTAAGATCCCTTCATCTCCATCGATGTAAGAGATCGAAGACCTAACAGGAGCCGTGTTCAAGTAACCTGGATCGTACAACTTAAGCCCCTTGTCATCCTTCCCCGTCGTCGTTATCTGCACCATCAAATCAAATTCATCGTCAGATCGATTTTTAGAATtcgattgagagagagagagattacaaTTACCTTCTTGAGATCAACGGCTTTAACGGTACCGTCCTCTGATACCGGGACCTGATACTTCCTCCCCGTGCGCTCATCGACGATCGTCAAGCTTCCCTTGAGCGATCCATGCGGTGGTAAAGCACTCGATGTGCACCACGGCTCGATCGCCGGCGGCAACACCTGGATCGATCCGACGGGATCAGATACCGCCAAGTGCGCAGTGAGAACGGCCAATCTTCTCGCAGAAATCTCCATTTTCACCTCCACAAATATCAGagaattcgaaaaaaaaataagcgaagaagaagaagaggaagaagaaacttTCTTCGGGTTATATTTCGGGTACCCGGGTTTACCCGGAGATCAACGGTGAGATGATGATAAAGATTGGATCGACGGTTGGTATtcttttaatcttaatataGAAAGTCCAAGATGCTTATCCTCATGGGATTTAAACTTTCCTTATACTAAATCAACTTTAGCGCGGCAAGGCAGTGAAGACTAGAAGTTGATTGGCTTCCTCGGATTCCTAAATATCTATTAGTTAATGGGCCAACACATGTGGACTCAAAGAGATAAGTTATAATCTGCTTAATATATAGGTCGGCCCATTAAgctatatataatcataaagtCTCACTCATGTCAGATGAAATAGCAACTAGTTAAATTGTGATAATCCtagaatcataaaaaaaaagttatgtattaaactttaaaaaatttatatattaaaagtttcAAGAGGtaaaaccattttttttattgGACCATATTTTGAGAACCGTCCTGAACAtaactaatttattttctttgacaAGTTTATTTTGAGAACCGAACTGAACCGGCTGAAGATCAAACCcacttgattattttttttacattagaAGTTGTATTCCCTAGTAGTCAGTTTCTTTGATAAGGCTTAGATTTGGAGCTAGTAAGTTATAACCAGTAGCGTGCTTATGTTAGATGAGGCCTAAGACAAAAtcttaaaagaaaattagattTAGTGCGGGGAGAATTGAATTAGAGGCCCTTCCTCACACATACACTTCAATTTACCACTACACCATAACAAACATTTTGTAATTTGGGatctcaaaaaaattatatttatttgggGCCCGAGGCAAAAGCCTTTTTTAAGACATGGTGGGCACAGCTCTGGTTATAACCCATCGGTTAAATGATTCTAAACATGCATCTAATTTAGCTTTTAATCTAGAGACATGAGCTGGTGGAAGTAAGCATGATTCTTTCCCTGCAAAGACCAAACAAAACATGATCCCATCCAATGGTTTGTGATGACTTTGGCACGTTTTAAGATAATATAAATGCTTACCTAATGTATATATGTGATGTATTAGAGTAAATGCAATTAGTAATTATAAGGAAAGTGATGGAGGCATGAGCAAAAAGAGTTTCTATTTGTACACAAATAGTTAATGTGAACTATGAGAAAGGTTTGTGAATGATTATGACTATACGTATGATTGGTCACCACTTAATGGATTCCTTAATTTTTTGTTCCCTCATTAAGTTGTCGTCTCATCATTTCTTGACCCATGGTCTCAGATTGGACTTTTAAAAGGTACATTTCAATATCAATGGTCGCACTTTTTTAGTCCAACGTATTCATTTTCAAGTTCTCAAACAAGTGTGGTGATTATTTTGCAGTTCTTATTCACACGTCTAACTTCTATTATGTATTTCATTTTCTACGGATAAGAAGCGTAAGCGTTGCAAATAATATTATCTCGAATTAAATGGGATTAATTAGGCCATAATCTAGATTCTAtgtatcttttatatatatatataaacaaaacatacGCTCAAATTTAGTTGCGTATTTGAGTAGATATTGTCTTCATTACTTGTAAGAAAAAACTCGTTGGACTGCACAATAGTTTTGTTAACGTGTAATTAAATAGCGTATTTGTAAGATTTGAGATTCAAAATCGTCTTTGACAGCTATGCTCAACATGCTTTGAATCATAAGCACTGTCTAGATTCTCAGCATGTAACTTATATTTCAGATCAGATTGACTGCAAAACGAGGTCCCACGCAAGAAGGAAAAGACAAGTATGATGTTCTTGGTCTGGAGAGTAGAGCATGTTATTAAGGGGTGCAAGAGTGGATTTCCAACAAAAAACAAGTTTTATGGGACAAAAATCGAAGAAAGAATAAAGAAAGAGGGTAAAAACacaatatatgatttgttatcGCCTATTTCCCATAAAGGATTCAGATACTAGGAGAAGTTGATGCCAATTTCACATGCAAGTCTCTTTCATTACATCTCCATATTTTACCGCACCTACGTCTCTATGTTTACATTCTTGTCATCGACTTTTtcatgaataatttttttttgcaatttttatTTCACTTACAATTATgaatttcttatatatattcttCCAAGTTGTAACGATCAAATAAATATGCATGCATTATGTCATATATGGCTATACATCATTTTAGATTATTGATTTTTGCATTATCTTATTTGAAACCTTTAGTTCTATCTACGGATATCAATGTCTAAACTTTTGATTCTTTATTTAGATTGTGTTCTTCGATCAAAGATTCCCCTCATAAATTGTGTATtctttgcaaaaaaaaaggagttcACTTATTTCACTTGTGAACATATTATAAATTGTACTTATAAAAACATTCTGcagttaaaagaaaattaaacatCAAAGTTAGAAAAATTgactttatgaaaaaaataccTACTAGCTAGTTAGCAGTAAGAGCATCTTCATTCATGgttcttaaaacaaaaaatacaagtagtttaatataatttaaataaaaaaacgaaatttttattttgaaataagatTTGAACAAGTTGAGAATTGACAAGGGTTTATTAGGGTTTGAAAAGTTGATCAAATGTTATGATTCAtcgtcttctctctctctctttaccttTTCTTTGTTTAATGGTGAGAACTTTCTATGAAAGTGTATTTGGTTACTTgaactaatatttttatgacTGACTTTATGAAAACAACACAATCTACTAGCTACATGGACTGTAGaatacaatttatattttagattgcTAAGAAGTTATCAGTTTATCTACAGTTTGGTTGAATTAATTCAACTAGGTTATGGACCTTATGGTTAGACTTGGTTAGGTTCAATATGAACACGTATAGATACAGAGAGGAGCATCTAATTAATTGAAACGCAGACGTgtttaaaaagaaagagagaaagattaCCATAAAAAGGGAGTTTCCAAAAGATGGTTCTGATGTGAAACAGAGCCCCATCCCTCTCCCTTTCCCTTTTCTCGTGAAAGATATTGGATGGTCCTCCTTCAATGTCCACCACCTACTACTcatcttctcttttttctttaattagttttcaatttcaatttcagTTTCAGTTcctataatttataaatatttcatatcTATTTATATGAAATGTATAGAGAATAAAAAGTGTGAGTTTATATATTTGTCGAGTATGTTTGTTTTGACAAttggtatataatttatctgcttattatatatgtacgtataaatatatttcagcTAAGAAAAACTTGTAAACTTCTGTGTGTTCTGCAAGTGGGGTCTTAATACCTTCAAAAAATAGTCCTTCAAATGAAACTGATCATAAACCAAATTTGAAAAGAGAGagatgtatttttcaaaaacgaCATAATTATTAGAAAAGCAGAAAAAACAGTTAAGTGATACTGAGatcaataataatatatagtatCTCTTCAAGAACAATATCTCATTACCCACTTCTCCTTTGTGCTGATCTATCATAAACTTTAAACCCCAGGTAAGGTTCTGAATGTTATACAGTTTATATAGAATAACTctaatatcaaatatttatattcggagttcttttcattttctttttcaattcaATATCTGATCCTTTGTTACCTAGATTtgatatgtttatttattattgtttatCTGCAAAGAGACTTGATCattttaaccctaaacctaagTTTCGTACCCAAATCATACGATCTATCTTTTGGTTATTCTTGATCTGCAAAAAGATTAATTTAATCATCAATCTTAATTAGCTTCTCtagagcaattttttttttcttaagctTTGCTCTAgatcaatctctctctctctccctcttattatgttattttactCATCTGGTGATATCACAGAATCAATGGAGGAAGGTGGGAGTAGTCACGACGCAGAGAGTAGCAAGAAGCTAGTAAGAGGGAAGATAGAGATAAAGAGGATAGAGAACACAACAAGTCGTCAAGTAACTTTCTGCAAACGACGCAATGGTCTTCTTAAAAAAGCTTATGAGCTTTCTGTCTTGTGTGATGCTGAAGTTGCCCTCGTCATCTTCTCCACTCGTGGCCGTCTCTATGAGTACGCCAACAACAGGTACGCTTCTCCTGCACCTTTGATCTTTGCTTTCTTGGTTTACTAGTACTACTACAAGAAAATCTTAGTTAAATGTATGGAGAAGTGAATTGTAGAGTCAAGATTAGGGTTTTTGTTAAATTACAATCCTGGGTTTTTTCCCCatgccaaaataaaaaataaaaaatcaggggtttttttgttttttctaaattaaatatCGATCTCTCTAGAGCTACCATAATTAActatgtgtgtgtgtctgtttgtgtttgtgtaAGCAAGTAATGAAGAAGGAAGAAAGCTGTCTTGTCTTCTCAACTTCTAGTTAGCCTTCTCGTTAGCCTTTTTTGGTGTCACTCTCTTTCTGCAAATCATTAGAACCTGATGCATGTCAGCTTCTCCATGAAATTTCTTCATTCAAATTCAAATTAGGGTTTGATCAGTAAACAAGTTGGGTACTTTCTTGGCACGAAATAGcatgtatattatataaatatgcaAGACTTATGTTACCCTCTGCCTAGTGTAACTTGGGACAAAGCCTAATGACCATTTGTCACTTGTCACTAGCTAGGGATCCCTATAATTATTTAATCTAGCCACCAAAGGCAAATGAAAACCGAAAATTTCATATTCTTGAGTTGGTCTTGAGAAATATAATATGTGGCTGAAATAAAATTGTCCTGGTATGCAAGTTCAGAATTTCAACTCTCtttctaaaaaactgtaaatatatatatacttctcaTGTAACTGATTGTTTACATTTAATGTTTAACTTTACCAAAGATGTAGTTAGAGAGCATTATGTATAACAATATAAATGCAGTTTTTATGTTTCTAATCTAAAATGAGTTTTTTTCGATGTAATAATCTAAAATGAGTTGCtaccattatatatatatatatagcttttgTTACAATAGTTGACGAAGAACTTcaaattaaacaataaacaCACATGAGTTTAATTTGTCTAATATTGAAATCACTCATCgactgttaaaaaaaaacaatattgatattaatatataagccATTGCTGAATTTAAACATATGTAGTCCTtggatatattaatattaatgagAGGGAGATAACTCAGAGAAGTGTCAGAACTCGAAATGGTACGGGCCAATGAGAAGCTCTGGCATTCTGAGCTCTATTTATCTGTTATTATTATCTGTAAAAAATTACTGATCCTTTAAGCATATTGTGATGAAGTTGAATCATATAATATGCATGGACGTTGTTGTGTTTACCAATTTGAAATCATACTACTAGTGTAATACTTAATTACTTATATCCTTACTTTAGTTAACTGCATTGACAGACATTTATTATTTGATGTAAATTACCTTGGAAAAATATGGTTTGATTGAAATTATCTCTTCATACTGGCAATCAGAAACTGGTCCAAACTTCAAAACCACACATTCCTTTCTGGTTGATTTTAAGGTTTTTGGCCGGGAAAATAAACTTTCCAAAACCCTAA belongs to Brassica rapa cultivar Chiifu-401-42 chromosome A07, CAAS_Brap_v3.01, whole genome shotgun sequence and includes:
- the LOC103830182 gene encoding citrate synthase 2, peroxisomal; protein product: MEISARRLAVLTAHLAVSDPVGSIQVLPPAIEPWCTSSALPPHGSLKGSLTIVDERTGRKYQVPVSEDGTVKAVDLKKITTTGKDDKGLKLYDPGYLNTAPVRSSISYIDGDEGILRYRGYPIEELAESSTFIEVSYLLMYGNLPSQSQLADWEFTISQHSAVPQGVLEIIQSMPHDAHPMGVLVSAMSALSIFHPDANPALRGQDIYKSKQIRDKQIVRILGKAPTVAAAAYLRMAGRPPVLPSGNLSYAENFLYMLDSMGNTSYKPNPRLARVLDILFILHAEHEMNCSTAAARHLASSGVDVYTAVAGAVGALYGPLHGGANEAVLKMLAEIGSVENIPEFIEGVKSRKRKMSGFGHRVYKNYDPRAKVIKKLADEVFSIVGRDPLIEVAVALEKAALSDEYFVKRKLYPNVDFYSGLIYRAMGFPPEFFTVLFAVPRMAGYLSHWRESLDDPDTKIMRPQQAYTGVWLRHYEPVRERTLSSDSDKLGQVSISNASRRRLSGSAL